A segment of the Natrinema sp. SYSU A 869 genome:
TAGCGGCGCGCAATCTCTTTGAGGTCCTGTTCATCAGATTGCATGGTCTAACATCGCATCACACTAACAAAACTGTTTCTCCGGCTGTCGTGAGAAAAGGCAGAACGTCACCTCCATCAACGCAAACCGTTCTCCGACGCAACGTCTGAGCCCGGCGCCGAAAGGGAAGTAGGCCAGCCGGGGGAGCGACGATCGAAATTCGTCGGTCCACCGATCGAGCTGGAACGCACCCGGGTCATCATACCACCGCGAGTCGCGGGGCGCGAGTTGACCGACAAGCAGCCGAATCTCCTGATCCGTGAATCGGCTGGTCCGGACGGTTACTTGCGCTTCATATAATACCTTCAATCGAATAGGGTATGCTATGTTCCCCGACTACATCGAGACGGACCGGCTCCATCTCGAACAGATATCGCACAGCTCTGTCGACATATTCGACCTTCATGAGCTCTATAGCGACGGAGACGATGCTGAAGAGATGTTCGAGTATTGGGATACACCTCCCCATCAGACACTGAAAGAAACCTACGACTACGTGGAGAAGGCTGAACAGCTGTGGGACGAGAAAGAAGGTGCAAAGTACGTGATCCGACCGAAGGACGGGGAAGACGGAGCAGGCGCTATCGCCGGAACGACAGGACTGTACCCGGACTGGGAGAAACGGTCTGCCGACCTCGGTATCCTTCTCGACAGACAGTTCTGGGGACGCGGGTACTCGGGCGAACGAGCCGATGCCCTCCTCTCGGTCGCGATTGACCGTCTCGACCTCGAACTCGTCGTCGCTTCACATATTGACGGAAACGAACAGTCTCGACGCGCGATCGAAAAGTACGTCAAGCGGTACGGCGGGCAGTACGACGGACTGCTCCGTAATTGGCTCCCACTGGACGATACCGTCGCCGACGTTCATCGATACACAATTTCACGTGACCAGTATTTCGAGGCGACCGATCAGTAGGTAGACGGTACATCCGGTGGCAGGGTCTGCAAGATTTTCGGTCCCGCACGACTCGCAAGTTCGTCACAAATCACTGATGCGTGTGCGAGTCGCGAGTGCTGTGCAGACCCGTTAGGTTACGTCTCGAAGAACTCCTCCAGAATGGACGCGAGGGCGTCCGTCAGTACCGGAGGCCGACAAACACGGAAACGAGATCGAGCAACCCGACTCCAATGGCGGCGAACGCTCCCTTGAGTCCAATCACGAGCTATCGGTGTTTCTCGTCGTCGATTTCATTTAAAATCTTCCGGGGACCTTGGTAGGGACGCGGACGATACCCGAGACTCGGCGGCGACGCGTGAGTCACGATTGCTCGTGGAGGCTCAGCGGTCGGCCGCTCGATGGGCCACTCTTCGATCGTTCGTGATGGTGCTCCCACGCCGCCCAGGCGGAATGGGCCCACTCGAGAACGAGTTTACTGTGCTCGTCGAGGTCATCCGCGGCCGCAACGTCAACGACCGTCATGTCACCATAGTCAGCTGGTGACTCGAGTC
Coding sequences within it:
- a CDS encoding GNAT family N-acetyltransferase yields the protein MFPDYIETDRLHLEQISHSSVDIFDLHELYSDGDDAEEMFEYWDTPPHQTLKETYDYVEKAEQLWDEKEGAKYVIRPKDGEDGAGAIAGTTGLYPDWEKRSADLGILLDRQFWGRGYSGERADALLSVAIDRLDLELVVASHIDGNEQSRRAIEKYVKRYGGQYDGLLRNWLPLDDTVADVHRYTISRDQYFEATDQ
- a CDS encoding cytochrome P450 — protein: MKVLYEAQVTVRTSRFTDQEIRLLVGQLAPRDSRWYDDPGAFQLDRWTDEFRSSLPRLAYFPFGAGLRRCVGERFALMEVTFCLFSRQPEKQFC
- a CDS encoding DUF5946 family protein, translating into MGTTDSNRRELSRSYQWSTRHVHLVGNTLKLKRKVPTVEATEVLDRLVDCHSDELPRLESPADYGDMTVVDVAAADDLDEHSKLVLEWAHSAWAAWEHHHERSKSGPSSGRPLSLHEQS